In the Trueperaceae bacterium genome, one interval contains:
- a CDS encoding alpha-glucosidase/alpha-galactosidase (catalyses the hydrolysis of terminal non-reducing alpha-D-galactose residues in alpha-D-galactosides): MTKPKITFVGAGSTIFAKNLMGDILSYPELAESNLTLFDIDEDRLRTSEIVAHRTAEALNVSPTIEVTTDRVQALDSADYVISMFQVAGYKPGTVTDFEIPKRYGLRQTIGDTLGIGGIMRALRTIPVFLDMASEMERLCPEVVHLNYVNPMAMNCWALNRATAINTVGLCHSVQGTAARLARNIGVPIEEIDYVCAGINHIAFYLSFERNGANLYPEISRVIDEDRIPEDNKVRYEMFRRLGYFVTESSEHFAEYVPWFIKRDRPDLIEEFNIPLDEYLRRCEVQLTGWRFMKQKLEDPSADLVPAFEVAMLDAGVPKEELAKVVEEFKNLGLVKRSLEYGSTIIHSIETGTPSLIYGNVDNDGLIDNLPRGCCVEVPCQVDGRGLHPKAVGSLPPQLAALMQTNINVQSLVVEAMLTGSREHIYHAAMFDPHTAAELDINQIHDLVDDLIEAHGSWLPEVFQDSA; the protein is encoded by the coding sequence ATTACAAAGCCAAAGATTACTTTTGTAGGAGCCGGTAGCACTATCTTCGCTAAGAATTTAATGGGTGACATCCTTAGTTACCCAGAGTTAGCCGAGTCGAACCTGACTCTTTTTGATATCGATGAGGATCGCCTTCGCACTTCTGAGATTGTTGCCCATCGGACTGCTGAAGCTCTTAACGTTAGTCCTACGATTGAGGTCACTACAGATCGCGTTCAGGCTTTAGACAGCGCTGATTATGTCATCAGCATGTTCCAGGTTGCAGGTTATAAGCCTGGTACGGTGACTGATTTCGAAATACCTAAGCGTTACGGTTTGCGTCAAACGATTGGCGACACTCTCGGGATTGGCGGGATAATGCGCGCCTTAAGGACCATTCCCGTTTTTCTAGATATGGCTAGCGAGATGGAGCGGCTTTGTCCAGAAGTGGTGCATCTAAATTATGTCAATCCGATGGCTATGAATTGTTGGGCCTTGAATAGAGCAACCGCCATAAACACTGTAGGCTTGTGCCACAGTGTCCAGGGAACAGCTGCACGGCTTGCACGCAACATTGGTGTTCCCATAGAGGAAATAGATTATGTTTGTGCTGGGATTAACCATATTGCTTTTTATCTTAGTTTCGAACGAAATGGTGCAAATCTTTATCCGGAAATTTCTCGAGTGATCGACGAGGACCGTATACCTGAAGACAACAAAGTTAGATACGAAATGTTCCGCCGACTAGGGTATTTTGTTACTGAATCAAGCGAACATTTTGCTGAGTATGTACCCTGGTTTATTAAACGCGATCGCCCAGACCTGATAGAGGAATTTAACATTCCGCTTGACGAATATCTTCGGCGCTGTGAGGTGCAACTTACTGGTTGGCGATTTATGAAGCAGAAGCTTGAAGACCCCAGCGCAGACCTTGTTCCGGCTTTTGAAGTGGCTATGCTGGATGCGGGTGTTCCCAAAGAAGAGTTGGCCAAGGTTGTCGAGGAGTTTAAGAATCTCGGATTGGTAAAGCGAAGCCTTGAGTACGGATCCACTATAATCCACAGTATTGAAACGGGAACACCAAGCTTAATCTACGGCAATGTTGATAATGACGGATTAATTGACAATTTGCCTCGAGGCTGTTGCGTAGAAGTACCCTGTCAGGTAGACGGCAGAGGCCTCCATCCCAAGGCTGTTGGGTCATTACCTCCTCAACTTGCTGCTTTAATGCAGACCAACATTAACGTGCAGTCACTGGTAGTGGAAGCTATGCTAACTGGAAGTCGAGAGCACATATACCATGCAGCAATGTTTGATCCCCATACCGCAGCGGAGCTTGATATCAACCAGATTCATGACCTTGTTGATGATCTTATCGAGGCTCACGGTAGTTGGTTGCCAGAGGTCTTTCAAGATAGTGCTTGA
- a CDS encoding alpha-glucosidase/alpha-galactosidase produces the protein MSIKVAMIGAGSVGFTRRLTQDILAVPELRDTTFAYMDLSEHNLEMVAQLSRRDIEKNSLSARIQTTTDRLEALEDADYVVSMIRQGGLDAFQLDIDIPLKYGVDQCVGDTICAGGIMYGQRTIPALLDICSDIREVSSPDALFLNYSNPMAMNTWACNLYGGVRTIGLCHGVQGGHKQITNVIEHWARGEGLITAEEEVTPADVDIVAAGINHQTWYVKVQWRGMDMLPRLLELFEAHPVYKNQEKVRIDVLRRFGYYSTESNGHLSEYLPWYRKRVDEIGDWIDLSHWIHGETGGYLRICTEGRNWFETDFPNWLQQEPPVISQENRSHEHGSFIIEALETGRVYRGHFNVPNQGHITNLPDGCIVEIPGYVDRNGINMPVVGDLPLACAATCSASVQVQKMATEAAVHGDVTLLKQAMLHDPLVGAVCSPEEVWQLTDEMLTAQEQWLPNYSISEIQAARARLAQHERNGTRVYLHETEGAARLQTRTVAELARDKEAATENAGSADRGENIQRVVSGQA, from the coding sequence ATGTCAATAAAGGTAGCTATGATTGGGGCAGGATCTGTAGGGTTTACACGACGCTTAACCCAAGATATTCTAGCGGTTCCCGAACTGCGGGATACCACCTTCGCTTATATGGATCTTAGTGAGCATAATTTGGAAATGGTAGCCCAACTTTCTCGTCGTGACATAGAGAAAAATAGTTTATCGGCTAGGATTCAGACTACTACTGATCGCCTTGAGGCCCTCGAGGACGCTGACTATGTGGTGAGCATGATTAGGCAGGGCGGCCTTGATGCTTTCCAACTCGATATAGATATTCCACTAAAGTATGGAGTTGATCAGTGCGTTGGGGACACTATCTGTGCTGGTGGGATCATGTATGGTCAACGAACCATTCCTGCTCTCCTCGATATATGTTCGGATATCCGAGAGGTATCAAGCCCAGATGCTCTATTTCTGAACTATTCAAATCCAATGGCAATGAATACCTGGGCCTGCAATCTTTACGGAGGTGTACGTACCATTGGGCTTTGTCACGGTGTTCAGGGTGGCCACAAACAGATAACTAACGTGATAGAACATTGGGCTCGTGGTGAAGGTCTTATCACAGCTGAAGAAGAGGTAACTCCTGCTGATGTTGATATTGTGGCGGCCGGTATTAACCATCAAACCTGGTATGTAAAGGTCCAATGGCGGGGTATGGATATGTTGCCCCGGCTTCTCGAGTTATTTGAGGCGCACCCCGTGTATAAAAATCAAGAGAAGGTACGCATCGACGTGCTTCGGCGTTTTGGGTATTACTCCACCGAGTCAAATGGTCATCTTAGTGAGTACCTTCCGTGGTACCGAAAGCGGGTAGATGAAATAGGCGACTGGATAGACTTGTCGCATTGGATTCACGGAGAAACTGGCGGTTACCTCCGGATCTGTACGGAAGGTCGTAATTGGTTCGAGACGGATTTTCCTAACTGGCTTCAGCAGGAGCCTCCCGTTATTAGTCAGGAAAATCGTAGTCACGAGCACGGTTCTTTCATTATTGAGGCGCTCGAGACGGGTCGCGTCTATCGAGGGCACTTCAACGTTCCTAATCAGGGACACATAACCAATTTGCCCGACGGCTGCATTGTGGAGATTCCTGGTTACGTAGATCGCAATGGGATCAATATGCCCGTGGTTGGTGACCTACCCTTGGCTTGTGCGGCAACTTGTTCAGCAAGTGTACAGGTGCAAAAGATGGCTACTGAAGCAGCTGTTCACGGCGACGTTACGTTATTGAAGCAAGCAATGTTGCACGATCCATTAGTTGGTGCGGTTTGTTCTCCCGAGGAAGTTTGGCAACTTACGGATGAAATGCTGACAGCGCAGGAACAGTGGTTACCGAACTACTCAATTTCGGAAATCCAAGCAGCCAGGGCTCGCCTCGCGCAGCATGAACGTAATGGTACTCGGGTATACCTTCATGAAACTGAAGGGGCGGCTCGACTTCAAACGCGTACAGTTGCAGAACTTGCTAGGGACAAGGAGGCCGCTACCGAAAACGCGGGCTCAGCAGACAGGGGTGAGAATATACAAAGGGTAGTCTCCGGGCAGGCATGA